The Salvelinus alpinus chromosome 10, SLU_Salpinus.1, whole genome shotgun sequence genome includes the window acccaagccactgcctgttcaccccgctatcatccagaaggcgaggtcagtacaggtgcttcaaagcagggaccgagagactgaaacagcttctatctcaaggccatcagactgttaaacagccaccactaacatttagtggccgctgccaacatactgactcaactccagccactttaataatgggaattgatggaaattatgtaaaaatgtgccactttaaacaatgccacttaatataatgtttacataccctacattactcatctcatatatactgtactctataccatctactgcatcttgcctatgccgttctgtaccatcactcattcatatatctttatgtacatattttttatccctttacacttgtgtgtgtataaggtagtagttgtggaattgttagattacttgttggttattactgcattgttggaactagaagcacaagcatttcgctacactctcattaacatctgctaaccatgtgacaaataaaatttgatttgatacctacAGAAAAAAAAGAACCTGCTCAATCCAAGGAATCGCCAGTGAAACCATTGGTCAATACTGATTATGAAATTCCTCCTCCCACGGGCAAGTACAACTTTGACTTGGATAAATTTGACCCAAATGTCAATCCATTTGGTACAACTGTAAAAATGACTGAATCTACAGTCTGTAAGGTGAAATCCAGTCCAGATGCCAAGGCACCAACCTCAGGCAGGGTGGCTGTCTCCCCTGAGAAAGTGGCAGAGCCTGTTCAGCAAGAAACTGCACCATCACTATGGTAAGTTCATTTTAATTTTGCAACTTTATTATTATCCCAATTTGTTTTAATGAAGTCTTGATTTATATGTAAAGCATTATCAGTTTGGTTGTGAGCATGTAGATATCACCTTATTAATGTAGCTACACCACACCATTCTCTTATGTTGGTTCTATTTTCAGTGTTTCTATTGCTGGTTATGAACCTGATCGTTCTGCTGTAAAAGAAGGAATTGTAAGCCTTTTAAAACTTTTTCAAAAAATGTATATTAATTAATTGTATTGCGACTACTTGGGTGACATTCTCTCTCCAATTtgtaggacaacattccacagaatCCGAAGCTTCAGATGGACTCTTGTGAAgttatctgcctctaaccctaggaagctctttgccaccttctcctccctcctgaatcctcctccccctcctcccccctcctccctctctgctgatgacttcgtcaaccattttgaaaagaaggtcgacgacatccgatcctcgtttgctaagtcaaacgacaccgctggttctgctcacactgccctaccctgtgctttgacctctttctcccctctctctccagatgaaatctcgcgtcttgtgacggccggccgcccaacaacctgcccgcttgaccctatcccctcctctcttctccagaccatttccggagaccttctcccttacctcacctcgctcatcaactcatccttgaccgctggctacgtcccttccgtcttcaagagagcgagagttgcaccccttctgaaaaaacctacactcgatccctccgatgtcaacaactacagaccagtatcccttctttcttttctctccaaaactcttgaacgtgccgtccttggccagctctcctgctatctctctcagaatgaccttcttgatccaaatcagtcaggtttcaagactagtcattcaactgagactgctcttctctgtgtcacggaggcgctccgcactgctaaagctaactctctctcctctgctctcatccttctagacctatcggctgcctttgatactgtgaaccatcagatcctcctctccaccctctccgagctgggcatctccggcgcggcccacgcttgcattgcgtcctacctgacaggtcgctcctaccaggtggcgtggcgagaatctgtctccgcaccacgtgctctcaccactggtgtcccccagggctctgttctaggccctctcctattctcgctatacaccaagtcacttggctctgtcatatcctcacatggtctctcctatcattgctatgcagacgacacacaattaatcttctcctttcccccctctgataaccaggtggtgaatcgcatctctgcatgtctggcagacatatcagtgtggatgacggatcaccacctcaagctgaacctcggcaagacggagctgctcttcctcccggggaaggactgcccgttccatgatctcgccatcacggttgacaactccattgtgtcctcctcccagagtgctaagaaccttggcgtgatcctggacaacaccctgtcgttctcaactaacatcaaggcggtgacccgttcctgtaggttcatgctctacaacattcgcagagtacgaccctgcctcacgcaggaagcggcgcaggtcctaatccaggcacttgtcatctcccgtctggattactgcaactcgctgttggctgggctccctgcctgtgccattaaacccctacaactcatccagaacgccgcagcccgtctggtgttcaactttcccaagttctctcacgtcaccccgctcctccgctctctccactggcttccagttgaagctcgcatccgctacaagaccatggtgcttgcctacggagctgtgaggggaacggcacctccgtaccttcaggctctgatcaggccctacacccaaacaagggcactgcgttcatccacctctggcctgctcgcctccctacctctgaggaagtacagttcccgctcagcccagtcaaaactgttcgctgctctggcaccccaatggtggaacaaactccctcacgacgccaggtcagcggagtcaatcaccaccttccggagacacctgaaaccccacctctttaaggaatacctaggataggataaagtaatccttctaaccccccccccttaaaagagttagatgcactattgtaaagtggttgttccactggatatcataaggtgaatgcaccaatttgtaagtcgctctggataagagcgtctgctaaatgacttaaatgtaaatgtaaatgtaagttcaGTATCCTTCCTCtggaaaagagcaggaacctCCAACTAAACCTGACCAACCTTCGCTAAGCACTCCACAACCCTTGGAACTCTGCCAATTTGAGCAGACCCCACAGAATGGCATGTCAGAATTGAATGAGCACTTTGTTCCTCTGGCAGCTGATAaacagaggaagatggagaagGCCCAGGCTGACATCACTAAAGTCCTGCAGGAGAAGGAACCGTTATCACAGGACCTGAATGCCATGGAGCGGTCCTTCTCAGATCTCGTCAAGAGACTAGACGAATACAAAGAGGTCATCGAGGGTTACATAAAGGTCAGCATGAAAAAGGATGTCATGCCCTATGCATTGGGCCCAGTGTTTTGCACAATCATGTAAAATGCTTGGATTTAAATGGGATACTGCAAGATTCTGGAAATTAAGCTGCTTTTCTGCATTGCTGAGAGTCGATGAACTTCTGGATACTGCTTTATGTGTGCAGTATGAAGTAAGTTGGAGGTTGTTTACTGTTCCTGTAGACCTCCAGTCATTGTGCTGACGCTAGTAACATTTAATCGCAAAACTATCTCCAACTTGCTTCTATTGCACGCAGACCTAACAGTGGTATCCAAAACTTAATCTGACTAAGTAGAAAAATGGCTTAAATGCCAGAATCCCTTTATAGCTCTTTCATTACAGGGTAATCTTTCCTTTCCACATGATTGCGCAAAACACAGGGCTCAGCTTTGGTGTAGGAAAGTAACATTGCTGTGAAGGAAGAAATTAAAAGGGTATGTGTAGGTCCAATACTTTGCTTTGCCACCATCATGACCTAGggttttaaatgtgtgtgtgcccCTATTAAGAATGAAGAGATGCTGAAGAAATGTGCTCAAGATTACCTGGCTAGGATCAAGGAGGAGGAGCAGCGCTACCAGACCCTGAAAGCCCATGCAGAGCATAAACTTAGCCTGTAAGACTCATCAAACTATACTTTGTGCAAAATAGTTACAGAATTGTTTAGTTGCTGGGCTTTGTGTAGGTTCACTGGGCTGACTTACTCTTATTCTCAGGGCGAATGGAGAGATTGCAGATGTGCGCTCCAAACTAAAGTCTCTGGTCGCTGCTCTTCAGGCCCAGCTGCGCAGGGAGCAGATAAAGGCCCAGTCACTGGGGAAGAGCCTTGACCAGAAAGTAAGTCACCCTCAATCTGAAGTAGTCCATGAGGGTGCCTTTATCAGTATTATTTGTTCAGAAAAGTGTTTTGCACTTATCATGGTTGATTTTGTTTTCCTCCTTGCTGATTTTCTGTCCCCTCAGGTAAAAGAGACTGAAGAACTCAACAACCTTTGCGATGAACTAATAGCTAAAGTCCAGAAGGGCTGAGTTCAACCATATGTCTGTCTTTGTTGTTGTCTGGTAGTCAAGATTTTTTTACAAATCTGAGTATGTGGTGGTCCTGATGAACAAGTGTGTGAATAGTGCTTTGTAAATATGTTTTGCTGCTCTTGATTGGAGTTTAAGCGCTGTaatatgccagcagcataccaccctgcataccactgttggcttgcttctgaagctaagcagggtcggtcctggtcagtccctggatgggagaccagatgctgctggaagtggtgttggagggccagtaggaggcactctttcctctggtctaaaaaatatcccaatgccccagggcagtgattggggacactgccctgtgtagggtgccgtctttcggatgggatgttaaacgggtgtcctgactctctgaggtcattaaagatcccatagcacttatcgtaagagtaggggtgttaaccccggtgtcctggctaaattcccaatctggccctcaaaccatcatggtcacttaataatccccagtttataattggctcattcatccccctcctctcccctgtaactattccccaggtcgttgttgcaaatgagaacgtgttctcagtcaacttacctggtaaaataaataaaataaataaaaatagtacTTCACTAGATTTCAATTCTACTGATTCATGTTGGTTTGTTTTATCAATGTCGGTCTTTATTACTGTAATAAAATTGTTTCACTAATCAAGATCAGTTGTAGCGCCTTGCAAGTTTATTTGAAATTCGTTGTACCCTAAACCTTTCGACCACAAGGAGGCGCTGTTTACCATAGAGTATTTTGTAGTGCAGTCTTGGCAAAGGTAATTTGGACTTAAGTTtcatgcattttattgcaagttCCAATTGAGCATAGCTGTGACATTTGTACTTATTTCAGAACAGTAGCTAAAAGTGTACTTCCTAGACGTTTCTACTGGTGTGCTGTTAATGTCAACCATTCAGTAGCTTCCttatccctcttctctctagaGCCAAAGCTCATCCCGTTCTACAATGCGTACAAGAAAACAAATGGGCTGCCCTTATACAATGCTTTCCTTCTTCCCTGGGCAGCATAGTGTCATCACTCCCTGAGCAGGACAATGCACATCCTAAATGAAAGAAAATCCTTCCTAGATTGAGGTTGACTGTGGTAGTGAGGGGAGAAATGCTAGTCAGTTGGAGGACTATGAGAGCGCTCGTTCTGTCTGTGCCTATCTATCCAGTCATTCATTCCAGTACCACTGGCCCTGGCTGCCCTGTCTCACCCTGTAGAGATGACTAGGTTTTCTAGCCAAGTCGGGAGGAAAGCTGTACTAACTTTTATAGGAGCCTCCTGATGGTCCTTTTCTAGAAAGACTGATAACTTAAGACTGGGACAATACAAGTATTGGGGTATTTTTTCAATGTCAAAAATGAAAAGCCTTTGATCcttaacctgctgtatgtaaaatattgtgtgctacatCTTGGAAAATAAATGACTGGATGACGAttgtttccaacatcagggctgtttGTTCCTAAGGAATTGAAATCCGATTTCTTATCATAACAAGTATCGGGACGCTGGTCCCGGCTCTAGTCACTGACCTCATTCCCAGTGGCATCCTGTGGGACTCTAAGCAATTTGTCAGACCAGAGGCTTTTACCAACCTCCTCGATCATTTTCAGACTTTGGGAAGCTCTTGCACAGTGGTCATTCaaacttttctcaacaacatggTCCTTCATACTATACATGTGATTTTATCATTGAGACATCAACCAAGCATTTCTAGTAGGGGTGCCATTCATTTCATGGAGGACCTAGTGTCAGTGTGTTTTTCTCTTTTTTCCAGTTAAGCCAGaaaggtgaggggagttccttactaattagtgaccttttCATCAATTAAGTACCAGGGAGGAGCAAAAATCCTAGGTTCGCCATGGAATGAGTGACACGTGCTTCACAGGAACAGAACCTTGAATTGAGGCCATGAATGAAGTGTAAATTTGCTTGTCCTTTAATCAAACTTCAAATGACTTGTAATGGGGTACATCGATAAGATTGTCAAACATAACCAATTATAAGTACTTGCATATAAACTAAATATGATTAACCTGGTTGGCAATGTCAAAGGTAGACTCAGCAGAAAGTAAACCGcagtgggtcaatttccgcaacaaAGCGCGTTGAAGCATGAGGCTCAATGTCTCCACTGTTTTGATCCTGTGGCTACCACGCTGTGAACAGCATGAAGTGAACCCCTGCAcatgggcagcgcacaattggcccagcatcgtctgggttaggggagggtttggccggggtaggccgtcattgtaaaataagaatttgttaattGACAGAGCGGTCTTGCATCACTCATCTACATATCTGCGGTGCTGCTTGTGGAAACGTCATGTTGCTCAGTCTACCTTTTAATATatgaaatacagtgcattcggaaagtattcagaccccttgacgttttgttacgttgcagccttattccgCAATCTACACAATGCCCCATGACAAAGCtcagtttctttaaaaaaaaaatgcaaatgtattaaaaataaatgtattcacatgtattcagaccctttgctatgagactcaattgagctcaggtgcatcctgtttccatttgttTATCGACagcttgattagagtccacctgtggtaaattcaattgattctacgtgatttggaaaggcgcacacatgtctatgtaaggtcccacagttgacagtgcatgtcagagcaaaaaccaagccgtgagggcgaaggaattgtccatagagctccgagactgataaggcacagatctggggaagggtcaccaaaaaatgtctgcaacatcgaaggtccccaataacacagtggcctgtgttattggaaccaccaagggtcttcctagagctgggcatttgggggagaagggccttggtcagggaggtgaccatgatCACCGGATGGTCATTTTGACTgccctccagagttcctctgaagatggaagaaccttccagaagaacaatcatctctgcagcactccaccaatcaggcctttatggtagagttgccagacggaacgactcctcagtataaggcacatgacagcctgcttggcgtttgccaaaaggcacctaaagactcggaccatgagaaacaagattgaactttttggcctgaatgtcaagcgtcacggctggaggaaacctggcaacatccctatggtgaagcatggtggtggtagcatcatgctgtggggatgtttttcagcggcagggactgggagactagtcaggattgagagaatgatgaatggagcaaattacagagaaAAGGCTGATACACCCCCTTAaagaaagtacagagaaatccttcaTGAAAACAAAACAATGCAGGTGTGGCTTCAGGGCAAGTctcaatatccttgagtggcccagccagagcctggacttgaacccgacctgaaaatagctgtgctccccatccaacctgacagagcaggagaggatctgcagagaagaatgggagaaactcatcatatacatgtgtgccaagcttgtagcgtcatacccaaaaagacccgaggctgtcatcgctgccaaagaagctttaaagtactgagtaaagggtctgaatacttatgtaaatgtgatatttcagttttcattttttttttttatttgctaaaatgtctaaacctgtttttactttgcattatggggtattgtgtgtagatgagaaaacaatttaatacattttagaataaggctataacgtaacaaaatgtgtaaaaagtcaaggggtctgaatactttacattGCAACTACAGTAAACATAATTCATCTTACACATTCAACATATTCAAAATGCCTGACTTTgaaaaaaaaacaatacatttccataacaaaataaattaaatacacGTCTCTTTTAAAATGCATATAAAATGACTACATCTATATCAATTGATGGATTGGACTGCAGTCCCAAGTACTCATTATTATGGTGTTACATATATTCACTGCAACACTGGGGATATTTTTGACCTCATACCTCCTGCAAGGATTCTATAAAACACATACAAAAGGCTAGTAGTGGTGGTAACCTAAGTAACAGTTGGATTCCGACAGTGATATGTAGCAAGTCCAGTCAAACGGTCAACATTGGCACAATATTATTCTTTGCAGTCTTCGATATGGACATGATTCAAATATCCCCAAAAATGCTACCTATCTATTTTCATATAGCCCTTTGAGGCCTTCAGGGGTGACTGTGAGTGAAATGAAACAGGATTATTGATGGACACTAGTGGTCAGGGTTAAATGGGTGTGCATTCAAACAATGAAACATTTTTTTTCATCAAAGGGACTACCTGAGTATGAGTGTAAAACCAGCCCTTTTGTATTACATTCCATGCGTCCTTCAACATCATCACCTAGCAGAGCTTAAGTACTGTATCTTGTTCCCTACAACAGGTTTAGAGGTAAAGGTCtaaactgaccctaacccctctaGGTCAGTTGAGATGGGTGAACAGCACAGTTACTGATGGATATGGGTTgttccacgaaatgagtgcctCTTGAAAACCTGTTATAATAAATGAAATACCCCTTTCATATAGACAACTTGGAGAATCCCTCCAtgcaccctctgtgacttctaggaaggTTTTAACACACTTAACCCCAAGATTTcaccaagttttcaccatcaatCTTAAACCCTAGTTATAAACTGAGGGATGTGCCTGGAGAaatataaccactctcaaattcataaacagaggtatggatgcaagaactgaccatccattatatacAAATTCATGTTTTGAGgcaattcattttttatttttttacaaacattggagtaaaataagcttatattttggggttATGATGGGGTATGTTGATGATACAGTTACATGAGAAGGAGACCAAGTCAAgacgctggacagggtggattTAGATATAGTAAAAGGCAGTTTATTCAGAGTCAAAGATATCTTGCAAAGCGTGCACGGACTCGTTCGTTTAGCTCAGAGGGAACTAGCAGAAGAGTGTCCCTAAACAAAGCGTGCATTAGGTTTTATACATAATATGATGTTGGTTGATTCTGGTAGTTCTGCTCTTCTGACTGGTCGGTGAAGAGTTGGAGGCGGGCCTGCTCCAGCCAGAACAGGAGCCCCATTGGTGCACAGCAGTGTCCTCTGCTCTTGGCACCCGACCAGTAGAGAGGGgagttaaatgtgtgtgtgtgtttgggttcatGCGATGTAACTCTTTGTGTGTCCAGAAGTCATGAGAAGGACTAGGGGGTTTCCTGAGTTATATGGATGTGAGCAATCACTTAAGTCAGGCGGTATAGTTTGGCGCTTCATAATTGTTTTGTGCTGTCAGCAGTTTTGTGACAATGGGGTATCCTGTTCGGTGCCTCAGCAATCTTGTATTTTAGTCATGGGGTGTGTTGTACAAGCTTTTAATCCtatggtcacacacacagtctctaacGCAGCCAGATGACACTAAAACAGGAGTTATCTAAAGGTTAACTAGTCTGACCATTGAGTTAGCTAACCCAATGGTACTGTATGCACAAGCTATATGTATGTTCATATATATGTAGATATGGTTATGTATGTATGCATAAGCTAGatgtatatttattatatataacaaatccccctcttcacgtctacTAGACGTGACCAATAGTCTCAACCAAACAATTTGGTAGAAACCACATTTTTGagtccccctcttcacgtcttttAAGACGTGAAAACTCTATTAGATACAAGAAGAAGGATATAACGAAAACAAGAAGCCCCCTCTAGTAAGCAGCGAAGCGAGGTAATTAAGCAAGGATAAATAATAGTATCCACCCTCCTCCAAGTGCTACTCCTGGAGTGGCCAAGAGGAGTAGTCAGGAAGAGGGGGTTCCTGAAAAGGTGCAAACGCCTCATCAGGGTCATCAACCGCCAAAAGCGGGTACATTTGGGCCTGGTCCTTAGGCATAGGGGTAATTGCAGTGGTAATCACTCTAGTGGCTAATGTGCGAGCGCAAGGAATACAGCAACAACCGCACAGGGTTAGGATAGCCACAAAAACAGCAACGGACACTAGGACAGAGGAGATCAGGGTCTTATAGTTACCAAACGCATCCATCCAGGAGTCCCACATAGTAGTGTCAACTCCGGAGTGTTGTTTCATCTTCCCATTAAGCGTGCGAAGACCCTCTAGGGTGATGGTAAGACTACCATTCATTCGCTGTattattgggaatgaaagtacaacatttCTCCCCGAACATGGCACAAACACCTCTGCGTTCAGCCAACAACATATCTACCGCGATgctattttgaaatgccatcagggatgtagctgccaattggccatggaccgcctcgaagccttgttgagtccaaaatcacacattattaaccaaaaaacgagaaaatgttaaaccctcaggtccatccctctatacaacctgtaccaggtgggctcgtcgccacccaggaacttcaaaccttcacaacagggaggacaaacatcgctttttattcattcgacaacatcaactacagcaaaccaagggtcctcctctgtcaggcccactctcctgcgaaagcttgattccgtatcagcctctccaactggagcatcaagcaacggcatcataccagaggcccttgccacatctgtaacagacttcttcaaacaaggtatgatacaggcagcacagcacatgagcataagaaaaacaacaactagggtcagaaatccagtaatcatcagtgcagtgtacttaccaaaccaaccacccagccaggggaacagtccactctcctccacacctgcaagacccttcatctccaccgataaccttgccaacccactcagagcttttgaaatgctcccatccggactagtattgttagggacaaacttgcaacactgttctccaatcattttacatacacctccctggttggccagaatcatgtccagtgctagtctattttgtctactggtttctgaggtagcatccaattgttcagccatccccgtaagtgctgtgtgggtgtagttaacaaatcattgttgattatagtagatataattgatccaggcattctgcttagaatcaacaatagctgggccaataaTGGGCAATAAAttccacaggccatcattcctgtttaatgtctggaattcgtgggggacccctattgggaccccaacaggttggtgtggatgttatctgtactctcggaccaaggagcgtcacgtttctgccgtctcctgggttggtcccGAGCCTTTGTGTCATGTGCAGATCCCAGGAGGTGGTTAGCTGCAACCTCAATAATAGTCAATGGTGTTAccagactggccaaagcacatgtgccctgacaatctcctttcaaaatggggGTCAACCGCAtttggcaggtccacacatccaccatacatcagcaacacctctagttaatagtgacattagtgatgcaggcagtagtagggagcctcccatagtctatacctctacctg containing:
- the LOC139531409 gene encoding transforming acidic coiled-coil-containing protein 3-like, encoding MSELNEHFVPLAADKQRKMEKAQADITKVLQEKEPLSQDLNAMERSFSDLVKRLDEYKEVIEGYIKNEEMLKKCAQDYLARIKEEEQRYQTLKAHAEHKLSLANGEIADVRSKLKSLVAALQAQLRREQIKAQSLGKSLDQKVSHPQSEVVHEGAFISIICSEKCFALIMVDFVFLLADFLSPQVKETEELNNLCDELIAKVQKG